A single region of the Anabaena sphaerica FACHB-251 genome encodes:
- the sufD gene encoding Fe-S cluster assembly protein SufD, which translates to MSIPINVEVLNEAALLLDRDSYLTDLLSRVTTKKSDGWLQDLRDGAANWVRHSVIPNTREEEWRFTDLSPLKQVTFNNVETFHELFLQDDLVLPKVPHRLVFVNGVYAPNLSNTENLPTGLIIGNLDVLPGEVVQEYLAQAEGAKEVFTALNTAGLNDVAVVWVRKNVVVESPIHLLFISVSGDIATISQPRFLVVAESNSQVSLIEEYTNRRDAESAEGGVYFTNSVTEIWVNENAQVSHTKVVREGEAAFHIGKTAVTQARYSRYTCNAVTVGGNLSRHNLEILQTGEQTETTLNGLTVIADKQLADTHSALSLNHPHGVSKQLHKCIIGDRAHGVFNGKIFVPKPAQLTDASQLNRNLLLSSKSRIDTKPQLEITADNVKCAHGATVSQLEDDEIFYLQSRGIDENNARKLLVNAFATEIINFIPVPSLRESLLRTVTSLTNK; encoded by the coding sequence ATGTCTATTCCAATTAATGTTGAAGTGTTGAATGAAGCTGCTTTATTATTAGATAGAGATTCTTACTTAACTGATTTATTAAGTCGGGTAACTACCAAAAAATCAGATGGTTGGTTACAAGATTTACGCGACGGTGCTGCTAATTGGGTGCGTCATTCGGTTATCCCCAATACCCGCGAAGAAGAATGGCGTTTTACTGATTTATCGCCTCTCAAACAGGTAACATTCAATAATGTAGAGACATTTCATGAATTGTTCCTACAAGATGATTTGGTTTTACCTAAAGTTCCTCATCGGTTAGTATTTGTAAATGGTGTTTATGCACCTAATTTATCTAATACTGAAAATTTACCTACTGGGTTAATAATCGGTAATTTGGATGTTTTACCTGGTGAAGTTGTTCAGGAATATTTAGCTCAAGCTGAGGGAGCAAAGGAAGTTTTTACTGCTCTGAATACTGCTGGTTTAAATGATGTAGCGGTGGTATGGGTTCGTAAAAATGTAGTGGTTGAGTCTCCTATTCATCTGCTATTCATTTCTGTTTCTGGTGACATTGCAACTATTTCCCAACCTCGTTTTTTAGTAGTAGCTGAAAGTAACTCTCAGGTAAGTTTAATTGAAGAGTATACGAACCGCAGAGACGCAGAGAGCGCAGAGGGGGGAGTTTACTTTACCAATAGTGTGACGGAAATCTGGGTAAATGAAAATGCTCAGGTGAGCCATACTAAAGTTGTGAGGGAAGGTGAAGCCGCTTTCCACATTGGTAAAACTGCGGTAACACAGGCGCGGTATAGTCGTTATACTTGTAATGCTGTGACGGTTGGTGGTAATTTATCCCGTCATAATTTGGAGATTTTACAAACTGGTGAGCAAACAGAAACAACGCTAAACGGTTTAACAGTTATTGCTGATAAACAGTTAGCTGATACTCACAGTGCGCTATCTTTAAATCATCCTCATGGTGTCAGTAAACAGTTACATAAGTGCATTATAGGCGATCGCGCTCATGGTGTATTTAATGGTAAGATTTTCGTTCCCAAACCCGCACAGTTAACGGACGCATCTCAGTTAAACCGCAATTTGCTATTATCATCTAAGTCTAGAATTGACACCAAACCTCAATTAGAAATCACTGCTGATAATGTTAAATGCGCTCACGGTGCTACGGTGAGTCAGTTAGAGGATGATGAAATCTTCTATCTGCAAAGTCGTGGTATTGATGAAAATAATGCACGCAAGTTATTAGTTAATGCTTTCGCTACGGAAATTATTAACTTTATACCTGTTCCTTCGTTGCGAGAAAGTTTGTTGAGAACTGTCACCAGTCTCACGAATAAATAA
- the sufC gene encoding Fe-S cluster assembly ATPase SufC, whose translation MIIENSDLILSVKGLTADVDGTPILKGLNLDVRAGEIHAIMGPNGSGKSTFSKVLAGHPAYTVTGGEVVFQGANLLEMEAEERARSGVFLAFQYPLEIPGVSNLDFLRVAYNSRRKAQGLEEVDAFDFDDLVEEKLDVVKMNPAFLNRSVNEGFSGGEKKRNEILQMAILEPKLAILDETDSGLDIDALKIVANGVNQLTSPENATIMITHYQRLLDYIVPDFVHVMAQGQIIRSGGKELALELESRGYDWVLEEALGVGV comes from the coding sequence ATGATTATTGAGAATAGTGATTTGATTTTGTCGGTTAAGGGTTTGACTGCTGATGTTGATGGAACTCCAATTTTAAAGGGTTTGAATTTGGATGTTCGCGCTGGTGAAATTCACGCGATTATGGGACCTAATGGTTCTGGTAAGAGTACGTTTTCTAAGGTTTTAGCAGGACATCCGGCTTATACTGTGACTGGTGGTGAGGTGGTTTTCCAAGGTGCAAATCTTTTGGAAATGGAAGCGGAAGAAAGGGCTAGAAGTGGTGTATTTTTGGCTTTCCAGTATCCTTTGGAAATTCCCGGTGTAAGCAATTTGGATTTTTTAAGGGTTGCTTATAATTCTCGTCGGAAAGCTCAAGGTTTGGAAGAGGTTGACGCTTTCGATTTTGATGATTTGGTTGAGGAAAAGTTGGATGTTGTGAAAATGAATCCTGCTTTTCTTAACCGCAGTGTGAATGAAGGTTTTTCTGGTGGTGAAAAGAAGCGGAATGAAATTCTGCAAATGGCAATTTTAGAACCTAAATTAGCAATTTTAGATGAGACTGATTCGGGTTTAGATATTGACGCTCTGAAAATTGTTGCTAATGGGGTTAATCAATTAACAAGTCCCGAAAATGCCACAATTATGATTACTCACTATCAACGTCTTCTCGATTATATTGTTCCTGATTTTGTTCATGTTATGGCGCAGGGACAAATTATTAGAAGCGGTGGTAAAGAGTTGGCTTTGGAATTAGAATCTCGTGGTTATGATTGGGTTCTGGAAGAAGCTTTGGGAGTGGGTGTATAA
- the sufB gene encoding Fe-S cluster assembly protein SufB, with amino-acid sequence MSASVTTLVNQPYKYGFVTDIEADTIPRGLSEDVIRLISAKKNEPEFMLEYRLRAYHQWLKMTEPTWPHVTYPPINYQDIIYYSAPKQKKAKLNSLDEVDPTLLETFAKLGIPLNEQKRLTNVAVDAIFDSVSVATTYKEKLAKDGVIFCSFSEALQEHPELIKKYLGSVVPIADNYFAALNAAVFSDGSFVYIPKGLKCPMELSTYFRINSGDTGQFERTLIVAEEGSYVSYLEGCTAPMYDSNQLHAAVVELVALDNAEIKYSTVQNWYAGDENGKGGIYNFVTKRGLCQGVNSKISWTQVETGSAITWKYPSCVLVGDNSVGEFYSVALTNNMQQADTGTKMIHIGKNTRSTIISKGISAGKSSNSYRGLVKINPTAKGARNYSQCDSMLIGDNAQANTFPYIQVQNNTGKVEHEASTSKIGEDQLFFFAQRGISSEDAISMMISGFCKDVFNQLPMEFAVEADKLLSLKLEGSVG; translated from the coding sequence ATGAGCGCATCCGTCACTACCTTAGTCAACCAACCTTACAAGTACGGCTTTGTTACCGATATTGAAGCCGATACTATCCCTCGTGGATTAAGCGAAGATGTTATTCGCCTGATTTCCGCTAAAAAGAATGAACCGGAATTCATGCTGGAGTATCGCCTCCGCGCTTATCATCAATGGCTGAAAATGACAGAACCAACTTGGCCTCATGTCACTTATCCGCCTATTAATTATCAGGATATTATTTATTATTCTGCACCGAAACAAAAGAAAGCAAAACTCAACAGCTTAGATGAAGTTGATCCCACTTTATTGGAAACCTTCGCCAAATTAGGTATTCCTTTAAATGAACAAAAGCGATTAACAAATGTTGCTGTTGATGCGATTTTTGATAGTGTTTCTGTCGCCACTACATATAAAGAGAAACTTGCCAAAGATGGCGTAATTTTCTGTTCTTTTTCGGAAGCTCTGCAAGAACACCCAGAACTGATTAAAAAATATTTGGGTAGTGTTGTTCCGATTGCTGATAATTATTTTGCAGCTTTAAATGCGGCTGTGTTCAGCGATGGTTCTTTCGTTTATATTCCTAAGGGACTAAAATGTCCTATGGAATTGTCTACATATTTCCGCATTAACTCCGGTGATACAGGACAGTTTGAACGGACTTTAATTGTCGCCGAAGAAGGAAGTTATGTTTCTTATTTAGAAGGTTGTACAGCCCCTATGTACGACAGCAACCAGTTACACGCGGCGGTGGTGGAATTGGTGGCTTTAGATAACGCAGAAATTAAATATTCTACCGTTCAAAACTGGTACGCGGGAGACGAAAATGGTAAAGGTGGAATTTACAACTTTGTAACCAAACGCGGTTTGTGTCAAGGTGTCAATTCTAAGATTTCCTGGACTCAAGTAGAAACGGGTTCAGCTATTACTTGGAAGTATCCTAGTTGTGTGTTGGTTGGTGATAATTCTGTGGGTGAATTTTATTCAGTGGCGCTGACAAATAATATGCAGCAAGCTGACACCGGCACAAAGATGATTCACATTGGTAAAAACACTCGCAGCACTATTATTTCTAAAGGTATTTCTGCTGGAAAATCAAGCAATAGTTACCGGGGTTTGGTGAAGATTAATCCCACTGCGAAGGGTGCAAGAAATTATTCTCAATGTGATTCGATGTTAATTGGGGATAATGCTCAAGCTAATACTTTTCCTTATATTCAAGTTCAGAATAACACTGGAAAGGTTGAACATGAAGCTTCTACTTCTAAAATTGGCGAAGATCAATTATTTTTCTTTGCTCAACGCGGTATTTCTTCGGAAGATGCTATCTCGATGATGATTAGCGGTTTCTGTAAGGATGTTTTTAATCAGCTTCCTATGGAGTTTGCTGTTGAAGCTGATAAGTTGTTGAGTCTGAAGTTGGAAGGTAGTGTTGGTTGA
- the sufR gene encoding iron-sulfur cluster biosynthesis transcriptional regulator SufR → MATTQQSTTKQDILEYLLKQIQATALELAEVLDVSPQAIRRHLKDLEADNLVIYIIPEQVAMGRPQHLYQLSQRGREQLQRNVNRFSDGYGEFAVSLLDTLAATVGREQVKTILQKQWERKAQEYRERVGTGSLQERVANLVELRKAEGFMAEFHPVESDINSGERFIFMEHTCAISNVAESFPSVCGHELEMFAAILPDCTVVRTHWLIDGEHRCGYLVQRS, encoded by the coding sequence ATGGCCACTACCCAGCAGTCCACAACAAAGCAGGATATTTTAGAGTATCTTTTGAAACAAATACAAGCTACCGCCTTGGAGCTTGCGGAAGTGTTAGATGTCAGCCCTCAAGCTATTCGCCGTCATTTGAAGGATTTAGAGGCTGATAATTTAGTTATTTATATTATACCTGAACAAGTTGCTATGGGTCGTCCTCAGCATCTTTATCAGCTAAGTCAAAGGGGACGAGAACAATTACAAAGAAATGTCAACCGCTTCAGTGATGGTTATGGTGAGTTTGCGGTTTCCCTGTTGGATACTTTAGCTGCAACTGTGGGACGGGAACAAGTCAAGACTATTTTACAAAAACAATGGGAACGTAAGGCGCAAGAATATCGGGAAAGAGTAGGTACTGGTTCTTTGCAGGAACGAGTTGCAAATTTGGTAGAATTACGAAAAGCGGAAGGTTTTATGGCGGAGTTTCATCCAGTTGAGTCAGATATCAACAGTGGTGAAAGGTTCATTTTTATGGAACACACCTGCGCTATTTCTAACGTTGCTGAATCGTTTCCTAGTGTGTGTGGTCATGAGTTAGAAATGTTTGCGGCAATTTTACCAGATTGTACTGTGGTAAGGACGCATTGGTTGATAGATGGTGAGCATCGTTGCGGTTATTTGGTACAAAGAAGTTAA
- a CDS encoding flavoredoxin, translated as MEKIPDEALVVRGGRNRPEDIQMGIGTHPSGITGISVQCKVGLSIEELVKVIPHGQIGVTTVGEVRKAGGDVIRTCGRGYHATLTGLTPEQISNLLTPTIPKPKP; from the coding sequence GTGGAAAAAATACCAGATGAAGCCTTAGTAGTGCGAGGAGGCCGTAACCGTCCAGAAGATATCCAAATGGGAATAGGCACTCATCCCAGTGGAATAACAGGAATTTCCGTACAATGTAAGGTAGGATTATCAATAGAGGAGTTAGTAAAAGTCATCCCTCATGGGCAAATAGGTGTTACAACAGTAGGAGAAGTTCGCAAAGCAGGTGGTGATGTAATCAGAACTTGTGGAAGGGGTTATCATGCAACGTTAACTGGTTTAACTCCAGAACAAATTAGTAATCTGCTCACACCTACAATTCCTAAACCAAAGCCATAA
- a CDS encoding Uma2 family endonuclease, which translates to MDTLVEESNLNVKSTGSLTCKREDLARGVEPDSSFYIQNEPIMRNKTSLDLTQDPPPDLVIEVDYASSSIDKLPIYLALGVPEVWRYDEPVMQIYSLSEDKYIPCNASPTFANYL; encoded by the coding sequence ATTGATACTTTAGTTGAAGAATCAAATCTCAATGTCAAAAGCACTGGTTCATTAACTTGTAAAAGAGAAGATTTAGCTAGAGGTGTAGAACCTGATTCTAGTTTCTATATTCAAAATGAACCAATCATGAGAAATAAAACCAGTTTAGATTTAACTCAAGATCCCCCACCTGATTTAGTAATAGAAGTTGATTATGCTAGTTCTTCTATTGATAAATTACCTATTTATTTAGCTTTAGGTGTTCCTGAAGTTTGGCGTTATGATGAACCTGTGATGCAAATTTATAGTTTATCTGAGGATAAATATATTCCTTGCAATGCTTCACCAACCTTTGCGAATTACCTTTAA
- a CDS encoding YbhB/YbcL family Raf kinase inhibitor-like protein, whose translation MILSSSAFVDNGLIPAKYTCDGADISPPLIWDEIPSATQSLALIVDDPDAPGRTFVHWVVYDIPPTIKQLPEKIIGSKTIPSCGVQGKNDFGNFGYGGPCPPSGTHRYFFHLYALDKKLNLESGANKNQIIRVMEGHVLEKAELIGRYKRQG comes from the coding sequence ATGATATTAAGCAGCAGTGCTTTTGTTGATAATGGGTTAATTCCTGCCAAATATACCTGTGATGGTGCAGATATTTCCCCACCCCTCATCTGGGATGAAATTCCCTCAGCAACCCAAAGTTTAGCATTAATTGTTGATGATCCTGATGCACCAGGAAGGACGTTTGTGCATTGGGTAGTGTACGATATTCCTCCCACCATTAAGCAACTACCAGAAAAAATAATTGGTAGTAAAACTATTCCTAGTTGTGGTGTACAGGGAAAAAATGATTTTGGCAATTTTGGTTATGGTGGTCCTTGTCCACCCAGTGGAACCCATCGCTATTTTTTCCATCTTTATGCTTTAGATAAAAAGCTAAATTTAGAATCTGGTGCTAATAAAAATCAAATCATCCGTGTAATGGAAGGTCATGTTTTGGAGAAAGCAGAATTAATTGGCCGCTACAAACGTCAGGGTTAA
- a CDS encoding YbjQ family protein — MLLSTTDVIQGAVIDSYLGIVTAEVVYGSNFLRDFLASIRDIVGGRTGSYERLFEEGQRKALAELEQRAQRLGADAVIGIGIDTGTINVDQSGVLLLITATGTAVKIR, encoded by the coding sequence ATGCTCTTAAGTACCACTGATGTAATTCAAGGCGCTGTAATTGATTCCTATTTGGGTATTGTCACAGCAGAAGTTGTCTATGGCAGCAATTTTTTGCGGGACTTTTTGGCCAGCATTCGCGATATTGTTGGTGGACGTACTGGCAGCTACGAACGTCTATTTGAAGAAGGACAAAGGAAAGCATTAGCAGAACTCGAACAAAGGGCGCAACGTTTGGGAGCCGATGCTGTCATCGGAATTGGAATTGATACGGGTACGATTAACGTTGACCAATCTGGAGTTTTGTTACTGATTACTGCCACAGGTACGGCTGTAAAGATTCGTTAG